CTCACAGACATACTCATCTTCACCAGCAACTTCCCATACCCACACAGATTTATCTCTACCACATGTAGCTAAAAGTTGACCAGAAGGTGACCAAGCAACGCTCTTTACTTCATTCTCATGTCCTTCTAGGGTGGCATTGCATTCGAACTGACCTGTTAAAATATAaggttttttaattacttacatgTCCTTGAATGCCAAACCCCATGAATAAATCTTGATTAAGGGAAGGAGTTTTTCCTAAAGATAagcaataaatttaacatacaCACCACTTTTTTTGTCCCACACAGCCGTAGTTCCGTCAAAACTAGCTGATGCTATGAAATTTCCACAAGGTGACCATGAAACTTCTCTAATAGTGCGCTGATGACCATCCACTAATACAGTTTTAGTTGACCAACTTTCACCTTCCTTCCCCCATAGTTTGATAATTTTATCTTCTCCACAAGAAGCAAATATTTTGCCAAGGGGGTGCCACGATACATTCCAAACTATACCCTTGTGCCCGCTAAGCGATTGCAATAATTCCAACTTTGCCATTTTACTGAACAATCTTGActaaaaattttttataaattttcactaaataaacatttgttttCCAACTTAGTTTTATATACAAaccaattaaaatgtatttaggtcttagtaaaagttattatattacccAAGATCTTAGTGCGGAATTAAACTAATGCTCCAAGCACGTTAATTCCTCACTCTCACGATAATTATTAGCTTTTTCACTGACAATTATCATTAAATTCTTGGCAATCGCAACTAAAAGTGCTAATTTCTAATTTAGGTTATGTTTACAGACCCTTAATGTCAACTTTGTGACAGACACAGAACATTTGCAGAACCtacataacttttttaacttattatacGGCCATGGATTAGTTAGGCCATACTTCACGAAGTCCAAgtagaattataatataaactcaGTTAATGATCCTAAATAAGAGGAATGATttatggctgtacggtgatatatcTTTGCTTTTTCCCtttgaaaaacaatatttaataaacataaaaattagagGAATTAAATTACTGCCATCTAGTGACTACCTAACGTACAAACTTTGAGCACCAAGATTAAAATATCTTAAAGCGGGAATTTGGAATCATATTAGCGCCactatataacttaaaatattaaatttatccgAGTGAAGTTTGAATGCTTAATTATCTACACGACACCCTGTGTCAATTACGccaaaactactgaatgaattgaaattaaactGCATGATTCTAgatcatactacgaggtaggtataagatactttttatcaaatCAAATTGCAGCACAGCTCTCTTGGGAGAGCGGATGAAAGTTTTAAGTGGTAGTTTACATAGCGTAAAACCactccgtcaaatgttaaccgattttaataacttattttacatttttagttGTTAGTTTCATCGGTTTAGTTTCGCCCAagtttcgtgtagatctgatgaatattattggaGATAGCGGAACAGAACttctcagcagacagcagcgaACCCTTCACTTATTCCGAAGGAGTTAAGGTAAGGTTAAACTGAAGTTAGTCGCAAATATTTATATGCGTAAAGGTTTGAAATAGTGGGTGATTGCATCTCCAAGAGCAAAAACAGATAAACTACCGCCCGATCGCCCACCGCTCAgtcattgattttaatatgttgaaagaagttgcatcgccatcttttatttatatctgtactcaatataaataagacacgtatatacacatatatattagaTAGGTTTGTAGATTTGGCACTACCatgtttggtatctgatttattgaggttgCATGCCCCTTAATACACGCGGGCGAAGCTGCAGGGTACAgtcagtttattataaaatataaatttataattttaatcaaatagTTATTATATGTACTACTAAAACCCTAGGACAGCCCATTGCGTATAcctggacactgaaaaacatacgaAAGTAAAAGCAATATGACTAGAAATGAAACATTTTCTCACgtattaaacacatttatttctattttaagatataattttttttcttagctATTTTTGAAGCTTTTACTCTGAAATCCCTATAATTTcatccacaatttttttttgatacacATATATAGTCTTTTTCTGTACTGCTTTATTGCACATGAAAATTACACTAATATTGtttggttatttttataataataaatactaactactaactaattaatactataacaataaatacttactgGCATCAGAAATGTTAGgcatttaataacaaaacaaagaagGTACTCATAATTTTTTCCAACAGTCTACCTATCTCTTgcgaaattattaaaaaataataaccatgataaccaaataaaaaaaatggaatttattataaatgtttcatGATTTCCCGACAACCATCTTGTCTGTGCTCAGACAATAAAGACCCTAGTCCATAGATAAcaaatttctttatatttctatGCACTAGATCCAAAAATTGTTAGTCCGCTCCGCTTACATGCCAACATTAAGAGCATGGCGAAgagaaaacattattttacctGGATTATTGAAAATGAAATTGTACTCACAGAAaggaatttatttaatatagcgCAGTCGTTTATCAGCTTTTCTGAATTCGTACACTACGCTTTTCTGAAATCGTACACTACTGATGCCTACGTTACAATGATGTATCATACGCCATTTTTTCGGAATCCGCTTTTTTATACTTGtattattagattatttttacGTAATTTTATAGTCACTTAGCTACACATGAATCAGTTTAACATATCGACCTTTTCATACTTTATACAACTATAACTAACCAAAAGGTcatgaaaaaaattgtacaatTATGATTAAAAGTAAATGGGAAAATCTAGGTACTTTTTTAAaccttaataatttaaatccaCGGCTGCATagatttattccttttttttttttagatttcttattttttagataaaagaTACATTCTATTGGAGCATCTCCGTACATTCTATTAAGATACAGTTTCATACAATTCTAGTCTTTGGCCTTTATATGGACTCACGGATATGAGATATCTAATGGTGGGTTCCTGATGCGGAGTAaacattccaacaccttggaaccccgaCGTCCATAGGGCCTCCGAGCTTTACGCTCCACTCATTGCAACCTCCGCATTCCTTATTATCTATCCTCTGCTTTATTCTTATcctcattatttatttgttccgTAGAGATACCCTCTCTCCCTTCGACCGTTGAGTGTTTTCTTAtgttaaatatactaaataaataaatatactacgacaatacacacatcgccatctagtcccaaagtaagcgtagcttgtgttatgggtactaaaataacttgaatgaataatatacataaatacttataatatatagataaacaagacactgaaaaacatttatgttcatcacacaaatattgtccagttgtgggaatcgaacccacggcctttgactcagaaagcagggtcgctgcccactgcaccaatcggccgtcaaaagatgGCATTTGGCTTATACTTTCTAGTATAGTACTTTTCTCGTGAACaatttataaaagtgtattcattatattatttacaaatacttAGTCTTAACTAGGTGTATAGATGGAGTACCGATTTTTTCAAGGCTTCAATATAATACTCTTCATCTGGATATTCTTTCAATTTCTCCTCATTTGGGACGTAAGAAAATCCATCGAAATGTGTAAACTCTCTAGCCAGTGAATCCTCTAAATGCTGTATGCGAAATGGCACATAGACTACCTTTAGATTTTCTGAAAAGAAATCGTATTATTCATACCTACTTGGTATagataaaactaataatatacagaacgcGCGATCTAAGACTGTCAGGAACTAAATTAATTGAGAATTAATGCATCGATGTTTTGCTGTCAGTAATTCAAGAAATACATTGGTGTcaattctgtttatttatttagcaacgcaccccgttaagacattacagttgcacAATTCGTCTACCCGGGGCTATTGAAAGAAAGtaacaacaagtaataattacaacaaatgaaattaaattaaaacaaaaataagctatataaaattaagaattaaaaaaaaaaacaataataattacaataaccaaaaattcaaaaataataaaaaaaaacaaaacattcaaacttAGTTAGTTAATTATAATCTTAGATTACCTACTGTTTTATACAACTAACTAGACCAAATATTTTCAGGCCAAAGTAGGGCTATCCTTTTCAAAATTCTGCCTGTAGAAAAGGATAGCCCTACTTTAGAACTGTTCATTGATTTGTTTAGATGTGTGcatttttatcgtaataattgacggtccaagcagatggcctatcTGGcaaagtgaaaaaccatcgcctttaaaaaagcaacatttcgcagggcatgcaacgaaGACATCCAGTAGGTTTTAAGCCACATGGGGCTGGAATTGTGTACAGTAAGTAGAAATGACACAAGTGTCTCCATGAGCCAACTTCACGCCGGCAAAATATCGTGCAATAAGCAATATTAGTAATTAACATAGAGATTTACCCCCTATGTCAATAATCTACTTTTATCACATTATCGGGAGCCATAACCGTTCCCGAATAAATACttctaagtaataaataatttattgttctcGCTTCACGGGCTCTGGCGATTAAAAGAAATGTCGTCATACATCAAAGCGAGACAGCAACATTCAAGCCACGCGAGTGAGAGGGACATCTTACAATTAGGACAAttacatcatcattattatcgacCAATTATTTATCGGTAtactatagggcacgggccTGCACTCAAGTTAAGAAGGGTAAAGGGCGTAGTCAACCGCGCTGCTAAATTTGAATAAGTAGACTTTGCACGCCCGCGCcattgagaacataatggaaaactctcgggcatgcaggtatccgcgagatgttttttttttcaccgttaaagcaagcatATAATTCATTGCTGCTCTCGTTGATtccttaaatcgcacataactcttAAAAGTTGAAAGGTTCTGGGAATCTAACTAGATCGAAAGAGATGCTTAATTCTCATCccttaggctatcaccgcttctaaaatTACTGCAAGTTATACTTACCCTGTGCAACAAATCTCTCTGACTGATCACCAGCTATAACGCAATAGAACGGTTGTTCTTTCACTCGAAGATCGTCTATACCATGTATCAACAAGTGGGTGCCGTCCGCTTCCCATCCACGAATTACACATATGTAATTGTATATATTGTGATAACATACCATGCCTACTGCGAATTTtactgttatatttatattacgacGTGTCTTCGGAACAATCTGGAAGTTTTTATGACAAAGCATATAGGGTGAGGTTTAAATAAGTAGCCTGACTTATGGCGCGGAGTTGGCATAGACACAGGAAATAATGTCTAGGTaaaaaaaacgaagaaaaaGATATACAGATCTCTTTTTCTTGGAACAAATTTGAATTAAAGGCTACTTTCAATACTAATCTCTTTGATAAAGTGCATCGGTCACAAATGTACAGAACATTTATATTCATTCtaattctgtttttaaatatattttaaagagttAATCTGACACTCTTTTTGGAACAATTGCCGTCTCGAGGGAAGGTGTTATTGGTATGATTTTTTACGATTATAAACAGGGGTTAATTTTAAAGGAATCTTACGAAAATTTAAATTCTGTATTTGGGGAGTGTGGTCCTGCGTCAGCAAGTTACTTACCTATAGGCTTCGTGAATATAAACGTGTTCGAGAGAACCTATACCAATAACCCTAGAACTTAAACTGAGtgacaacattttatttttagcaaacTACagcattttctttttgttagaGCGTTCGCCGCAATTTACCTACTCGGAAAGTTAACtcacatagtaaataaaagactTACTCTCCGGTTAACAACTTCTGATACAGATTCATTTAGTCTTGATAATACTAATATCATTTTCAGGTGTACATATTCcaactgcaaaaaataaaacaatttttaatacataataatggATAAGTATTGATATGAATTTTTAGCAATATTAGAACCAAGTTAttactttaaaagaaaaaaaaagtattaagtaCTTACATATTCCAAATTCAGTGTAGTTTTTATTGCAGGTGTTTGAGcatattttaccaaatgttGAAAGAAGTTTTTGTAAGGGCTGTTCGCATTTTGATTGGTACCGAATATATCCCATAAATGAATAGCATTTTGAGTTTTGCTGAAACGGAAATTTTATCAAttcttcaaattattaattcacTCCTCGATATTAGGTGACGCCGATTTCAAAGGCAGAAGAGTATAAAATAGTGTGGTCACAGAAGGATCTATCGGACACTTACTAGCTTTTTATTGGGCCTTTCGTTTTCATATATGAAGAgtaaatatactttagtaatGAATCTGGACAATAACTGTAGTTATTCTGGGTGCCATGAGCAAACGGACAACATCGTTTAGGTTTTATATCACCATTGCTAAGTTCTATTGTATAATACTCATTGGGTTTATCACTGCTTTGCCACTCTAGGAACAAGTGATTTGGAAATGCAATTAGTTCACATTTCAGGCCAAACCTTTTTGCCACAGCTTCATAAATTGCACCATATGAAATAAGATTACCATCATTCTCATCAATaacctgaaaaaaaatatggctTCATAAAATTATGTCTTAGGTCACTTATACAGattctaatattttaatgacagcattttgtatggatatagcaTGCGTCCTGAACATACGAAAACAAATTGTTTGGCTTTTGAATCTATATTTTCTGTTGTGGATTTATAACAATAGGATGATAATGATTTCATTTGTAATGTTTGATGTACAATACTGTTACAATAAGACTACACATCACTCAGGTCAATTTAATCATCataactacagggcacgggtcacatCCTTCAATgaattcaccacgctggcccagtgcaaattggtggactccacataactttgagatcattatgtagaactctcaggcatgcaggtttcctaatgatgtttcccttcaccatataagcaagtaatatttttaattacttaaaacgcacgtcaCTTAGAAAGATTACAGGTGCATggttggattcgaactcggccccgatagtgaagtcgaactcctacccTACCTAATATGAatgcaaagtaaaaaaaaaaaatgataaaaaaaagtacaccCAAGTTTTTTGAGTGCTGACAAAGTTTACAAGGTAGCAAGGTAGGGCAAGGTAGTTTTGCACAAATTCAACATTAACTCAAGATAATTATTAaacttgataaataaatataattacgtattgcatttttttaatagttgatCTTTTAAATGTAAGAATacttataaaagaaaagaaaataaaaccgtGGTACCTTTACAATATCTAAAGTCTTTGAACTATATGCCTCAGATACTttgctattattataaactacttTTGTTATAGCTTGCAACAATTGTGTTTCAGTGTATTTCTTCCCGTCAGCATGATGGTTTTGCTTCAATTTTGAATGAGACTCTTCTAAAATCTTTTCAACTCTTGTAACAAGTAATTGAATCTGAAATGaacattgtacctacttataaagaATATTGTAAAAATCAAAGGTACTTTATTGTGCCAGTTTAAGATAAGGATAACtataaatctgaaaaaaaaaaacaacaatctAATCTTTCAAGTCATTTTAGAGCTCTTGCTAGACACATTCACTTTTAAATATGATGAGAAGAATATAAGATGAATACCTTTTGTTCAACATCTTCATCACTGTAGAGTTTAGTGACATCTATCCATTGTAAAAAGAAGGTTGTAACTAATACAGGTGTCAACTCAATTCGTATATGTTTTTGTAACCATTTCATTGCCAGgtatgtatgaaataaataacgaaGAACCAATTTTGCATAATATATAACTGTAAGTGTATACAGTGGTCtgcaataaatatacaaagttagaaatattaaaacaaattttacaaattattagaactgttataaatttattcccatgcatgatgatgatgataaatgaacAAAGGCGTATGGCCTTCAGTCTATCTCTCTGTCACCAGGTATCTCATGAAACGTGATAGACATATGAATAATGGTCCCGAACCCTTTGTGTGAGTCTGACTTGCACttggccagtttttttttatattgtatgtatgcataaaataatattcgtaAAGAAATTTCACTTACTTTAAACATTGATTAGTATCGATTTTCGCAGATGCTTTCTTCACAATCTCTTGAAGAATATGTATTGTATAATAGTAGTTGAGATTATTTTCTgttgcaaaagaaaaaaaaactcccaCATCTGTTAATGACACTTCATTCAATCTcctgaaattaattattagtagttgatttttctttttgtttatttttattattatctgcaATCAGTCCTTAGACTATAAACAGATGTGCTGAGTGAGTTTTTGGCAGTTACAGACAATGGAGTAATTGTTCGACCGCCCTTCAATTGTCTAGAACGTCAGCTTGTTTTAGACGTTTCATACATGGAGCTATTAATAGTGAGCTAGCAATACGGTTGGGATGTTTGGCTGGGTGTGTTTTTTACAGAACATCTTGATCTCCTCAAATATCGTTGGCAGTTCGAGATAGTGATGAATCTCGTCATTGCGTGCAAACCAGGGAGCATCAGTGATTACCCTTAGAATTTTGTTTTGGACCCATTGGACGCGCATCATGTTAGACTTACTGCAGGTACCCCACAGGTTGAGTAGGCCAGATGAGTTTAAGCATTGCGCAGTATACAAGCAATTTGTTATTGAGCCCCAGCGCAGACTACCGGCCAAGCAGCCAGCACAAGTTATGGAATCGGGAATTGTTTCAAATCAGACTCTTTTGAGATTGATGTGGTAATTCCAGGTCAAGTGCCGGTCCAGACGGAAGCCCAGGTACTTGACACAAGTAGTTGGAGGTAGTTGACACAACTTCTTATTatgatacatataaaaataagaataaatgaatattacaaGTATCTGTAATCACAATCAAACAACAGTAGTCAAGatcaatagaaaattaaaataaggaaAGATTTGATAATAATCAGAGTTTTATGTTTTCAGTTGGGCTTGCTTATGAACGGTTAATTAAAACTACTGTATATCCTAAATCTATCAGTAAGAGTGAAATATACAGTTAAGGAGTTcaaggaatgaatgaataattgcacttttattgtacaccacataaacatataggaaaattgtaaataaaaattaggagTATagagtcaataaaaaaaaaaacccattttaGCTTAACAAATACACAGTGAAAAGTGTAACATAGACTGTTATGAATTTAGTCATTGAGTTATAAGggtttttttatctaaatgtaaaaaaatatttttagcaaaGTCCTTTGCGAAGAAACTctaaaagttatcattttttaaatgagcatttaaaatattgtaacttTTACAGTTAAGAATAAGAATTTGCACAAAAAGATACTGACCGGTTGTATGCCGATGGCATAGATAAAAGCTCCATATGTATTGTTTGTTTGAGTTTGTAAAAGTGGATTATCTCTTTAAGCCAATTTCCACCATTACGTGTGCAAACATGTTTAACCACTGCACTTGGTACTCTAGAAGTTAAGGAGAAAACAACAATTAAACAATCCTATCCTAAAAATAttgatactgttttttttttaatttgtgtattaAAGAGTTGAACTATAGGTACTTCAACTCTTTCATTTGcacaatgttaatattatagattttaatGACAAACTCCCTAGCGCAAAAGCAAGCGCCAGGAATTTAAGTAAAAGGTCCCGGGTcacggcaggggcaatttgggaatatataatttctgaactttctctggtctggtctggttttgcGAATAAAGATGCCGTTCAGCCGCAATTCAGTGTTCCAGTACAATGGTATTGATGATGAaggtatgactacaatactccctaacaggttagtttgctaccatcttagactgcatcatcacttaccaccaggtgagattgcagtcaagggttaacatgcagtgaataaaaaaaaaagataatatttatttaccattaCAAGTTATGGAGAATGGTTCTTTAGGGTTGATCACCCAATGAATATGCCAATTTTCAATATTGTGTTAAGGCTAACTTACGTTTTTGAAAACATCCTTTTCCATAAAAGATCATTGTTGAAAACTAATTCGTAAAACTGTTTACATGTAGCGCCGAAATTGATAATGTCTCGAGCTTCATTATTTACCAGTATCAAAGTTATTATTTCGTCAGGTAAATGAAATATAGGTGTACTATGAGGGTTTTCCATTATTGTTTTCCTAACTCGATATTGAAAATTTATACTGcttctttaatttttacacTTTAGTAATGCcacagtatatttataaaatttctttcaCAAACTTAATAGAGaatgtgaataaattttttgTCTGAGTtagaaaataatacatttattccatataaaatggaaaatattgaAAAGGGAAAGCCCAAATGTCAAAACAGATGAAAAGAGAGCTCTACCACAGAAAAGGAAAAGCTTTTTACCATAGACCATTAACCTTACCTGCAGTATACTATATTGAAATTGGGTCCTGTATCAGTGATTGCAGGTAAAGTCCTCAGCAATAACATTGATACTTTACTTAGTTCTTTTTGTGAGactaaaagcaaattaaaaaaaattatatctgtatTTGATCGGTAGAAAACAGGCCCCGTCTATGAGGTCATTTAATGGACTGTGACCAAAGAACAaagtagtaataataaagtaaataaactgtCTTTGAAAAAACTTGaccaaaactaaaaatttacgaattttaatttttgaaagtaATATTAGTAGAACTTCTGTTTTAACGGATTTCAGTTAAAGCAGTTTAGTAATTGGGCTTTTATTTAGAAGGACACGAAAAGATACGAAAAAACGAGTGTTACAATTGCAAAATGGACAACAGCAACAAAATAGTTCCGCCGCATTTAAATGCCGAAGTTTACAGAACTGATACATCAGGAACAAGCACTCAACCGTATCTCGACTATATTCGTATTAATACtggtaaattttattgtaatttatatctTTTCGGCAAGTAGCGATTCAAACAAAAAGCAAAAGTAACCTCAAATTTTTTCAGATGGTACAACTACCTAAGGTATCTaccacatttattatttaatgattgTCTGAAATTGAATAGTTGAAAGTAAATTATCAATCAATCTGTAATCAGGCATTTATGTTATGGACTATTGATGATATTTTTGTCTAAATTCTGTTGTAGATGGAACTTCTCTGATTGGGTGTTCTGAACTAA
The Pararge aegeria chromosome 6, ilParAegt1.1, whole genome shotgun sequence genome window above contains:
- the LOC120624658 gene encoding F-box only protein 21-like, encoding MENPHSTPIFHLPDEIITLILVNNEARDIINFGATCKQFYELVFNNDLLWKRMFSKTVPSAVVKHVCTRNGGNWLKEIIHFYKLKQTIHMELLSMPSAYNRRLNEVSLTDVGVFFSFATENNLNYYYTIHILQEIVKKASAKIDTNQCLKPLYTLTVIYYAKLVLRYLFHTYLAMKWLQKHIRIELTPVLVTTFFLQWIDVTKLYSDEDVEQKIQLLVTRVEKILEESHSKLKQNHHADGKKYTETQLLQAITKVVYNNSKVSEAYSSKTLDIVKVIDENDGNLISYGAIYEAVAKRFGLKCELIAFPNHLFLEWQSSDKPNEYYTIELSNGDIKPKRCCPFAHGTQNNYSYCPDSLLKYIYSSYMKTKGPIKSYKTQNAIHLWDIFGTNQNANSPYKNFFQHLVKYAQTPAIKTTLNLEYLEYVHLKMILVLSRLNESVSEVVNRRIVPKTRRNINITVKFAVGMVCYHNIYNYICVIRGWEADGTHLLIHGIDDLRVKEQPFYCVIAGDQSERFVAQENLKVVYVPFRIQHLEDSLAREFTHFDGFSYVPNEEKLKEYPDEEYYIEALKKSVLHLYT